One segment of Leptospirillum ferrooxidans C2-3 DNA contains the following:
- the leuC gene encoding 3-isopropylmalate dehydratase large subunit — protein MGRTLLEKIWDDHVVTESDGSTLLYIDRQLVHEVTSPQAFEGLKIAGRAVHRPQATLAVPDHNVPTTGRKKGIEDPISALQVETLTKNAMEYSVPIFTMDDIRQGVVHVIAPEQGFTLPGMTIVCGDSHTSTHGAFGALAFGVGTSEVEHVMATQTLIQKKPKSFLIKVNGHLPKGSTSKDLILYIIGQIGTDGGTGYVLEFSGEAVRELSMEARMTLCNMAIEAGARAGMIAADEVTFSYIKGRPMAPKGDLWEKAVSSWKSLHSDPDAKYDRVLEIDATRIEPQITWGTNPGMVLPVTGSIPSPESFKDEVSKENAKNALKYMGLEPGTPLSEISIDRVFIGSCTNGRIEDLRAAASIIKGRKVSPSVNAMVVPGSGLVGQQAEKEGLDKIFLEAGFEWREPGCSMCLGMNPDQLLPGERCASTSNRNFEGRQGRGGRTHLVSPEMAAAAAITGHFVDIRNWN, from the coding sequence ATGGGACGAACTCTCTTAGAAAAAATCTGGGATGATCACGTTGTTACAGAATCTGACGGATCGACCCTTCTCTATATAGACAGGCAGCTTGTCCATGAAGTAACCAGCCCACAAGCCTTTGAAGGACTAAAGATCGCTGGCAGGGCAGTTCATCGACCTCAGGCAACACTTGCGGTTCCGGACCATAATGTTCCGACAACCGGAAGAAAGAAAGGGATTGAAGATCCTATCAGCGCCCTTCAGGTTGAAACACTGACCAAAAACGCCATGGAGTATTCTGTCCCCATCTTTACGATGGACGACATTCGACAGGGTGTTGTCCACGTGATCGCTCCTGAACAGGGGTTTACCCTGCCAGGAATGACCATCGTCTGCGGTGACAGCCATACCTCGACCCACGGAGCCTTTGGCGCACTTGCCTTTGGCGTGGGAACGTCAGAGGTTGAACATGTCATGGCCACACAAACCCTTATTCAGAAGAAACCGAAATCGTTTCTCATAAAGGTCAACGGCCATCTCCCCAAAGGCTCGACATCCAAAGATCTGATTCTTTACATCATCGGTCAAATCGGAACTGATGGCGGAACAGGGTATGTTCTGGAATTCTCGGGAGAAGCCGTCAGGGAACTCTCCATGGAGGCCAGGATGACGCTTTGCAACATGGCGATAGAAGCAGGAGCCCGAGCCGGAATGATCGCAGCCGACGAAGTGACCTTTTCTTATATCAAGGGTCGTCCGATGGCACCCAAGGGTGACCTTTGGGAAAAGGCTGTCTCCTCCTGGAAGTCCCTGCACTCTGACCCTGATGCAAAATATGACCGGGTTCTTGAAATCGATGCCACCAGGATCGAGCCCCAAATCACATGGGGAACAAACCCGGGCATGGTTCTTCCTGTCACAGGATCCATTCCCTCCCCCGAAAGTTTTAAAGATGAAGTCTCTAAAGAAAATGCGAAAAATGCCCTCAAATATATGGGACTTGAGCCGGGAACTCCATTAAGCGAGATTTCCATCGACAGGGTTTTTATCGGTTCATGCACCAATGGAAGGATAGAGGATCTGAGAGCAGCTGCAAGCATCATAAAGGGACGCAAGGTTTCTCCCAGTGTCAATGCCATGGTTGTACCAGGATCTGGTCTTGTCGGCCAGCAGGCAGAAAAGGAAGGTCTCGACAAGATTTTTCTCGAAGCCGGATTTGAATGGCGAGAACCGGGGTGTTCGATGTGTCTGGGAATGAATCCTGATCAGTTGTTGCCTGGAGAACGTTGTGCGTCAACATCAAACAGGAATTTTGAGGGAAGACAGGGCAGAGGGGGCAGGACCCATCTTGTCAGCCCGGAGATGGCTGCCGCTGCGGCCATTACCGGCC
- the rfbB gene encoding dTDP-glucose 4,6-dehydratase: protein MSKRWLVTGGAGFIGSNFVLEARKKNLAKVLTLDLLTYAGNRTNLSAIEKDPDHEFVHGDISDPSLVRSLIESFKPTAIFHFAAESHVDRSIDHPGIFLKTNVEGTFVLLDEARKYLSGGGGDPGEPFRFIHVSTDEVFGSLGAEDPPFTETTPYAPNSPYAASKAASDHLARAYFHTYGLPVITTNCSNNFGPWQFPEKLIPTVVLAAIEGKEIPLYGDGLNIRDWLYVGDHVQAILRIHEAGIPGETYNIGGNSERTNQRVIETILSILDQERPRSDGHSYSGQVRHVTDRPGHDRRYAMDASRLKRELGWTPEFSFESAIGETVRWYLANEEWWREIRSRKYAGERLGVLPPLKKGAK, encoded by the coding sequence ATGTCGAAACGATGGCTTGTAACGGGCGGGGCTGGGTTTATTGGATCAAACTTTGTGTTGGAGGCCCGGAAGAAAAATCTGGCTAAAGTCTTGACTCTGGATCTTTTGACGTATGCCGGGAACCGAACGAATCTTTCTGCCATTGAGAAAGATCCGGACCATGAATTTGTTCATGGAGACATTTCCGATCCCTCTTTGGTCAGGTCTCTTATTGAGTCATTCAAGCCAACGGCGATCTTTCATTTTGCGGCTGAGTCCCATGTGGACAGATCGATTGACCATCCGGGCATTTTTCTGAAGACGAATGTGGAAGGGACATTTGTTCTTCTTGACGAAGCCCGCAAATATCTTTCAGGAGGTGGGGGAGATCCCGGTGAGCCATTCCGATTCATCCATGTCTCGACTGATGAGGTTTTTGGGAGTCTGGGGGCGGAAGACCCTCCCTTTACGGAGACAACACCATATGCTCCAAACTCTCCTTATGCAGCTTCAAAAGCAGCCTCCGACCACCTCGCCAGAGCCTATTTTCACACATATGGCCTGCCGGTCATTACGACAAATTGTTCCAATAATTTTGGTCCCTGGCAATTTCCCGAAAAATTGATTCCGACTGTCGTCTTGGCAGCAATAGAGGGGAAAGAGATTCCGTTATATGGAGATGGGCTCAATATCAGGGATTGGCTATATGTGGGAGATCATGTTCAAGCCATCCTGCGCATTCATGAAGCAGGCATCCCAGGGGAAACTTACAATATTGGCGGCAACAGCGAACGGACCAACCAAAGGGTGATCGAGACGATACTATCAATCCTTGATCAGGAAAGACCAAGATCAGACGGGCATTCTTATTCTGGACAGGTCCGCCATGTTACCGATCGCCCTGGACATGATCGACGCTATGCCATGGATGCAAGTCGCTTGAAGCGCGAACTCGGTTGGACTCCAGAGTTTTCTTTTGAGTCGGCAATAGGGGAAACGGTGAGATGGTATCTGGCAAATGAAGAATGGTGGAGGGAGATCCGTTCACGGAAATACGCTGGCGAGAGGCTGGGTGTATTGCCCCCTTTGAAAAAGGGGGCAAAATGA
- the rfbA gene encoding glucose-1-phosphate thymidylyltransferase RfbA: MRGIILAGGAGTRLHPLTYVVSKQLMPVYDKPMIYYPLVTLMLSGIREIMIISTPADLPLFKALLGDGSALGLSFSYEVQPTPAGLAQAFLIGEKFIRKEPVALVLGDNIFFGHGLSEVLQKSACLERGALIFGYMVKDPERYGVLSFDPEGRVLEILEKPKEPPSRYAVPGLYFYDGMVSEYARSLRPSDRGELEITDLNRLYLANGDLRVERLGRGTAWLDTGTHEALLEASNFIAAIENRQGLKVACPEEVAYRMGYISREDILRTGRSMSKNGYGQYLISLAEEDLFS; this comes from the coding sequence ATGAGAGGAATCATTCTGGCAGGAGGTGCCGGTACACGGCTTCACCCATTGACTTATGTCGTAAGCAAGCAGCTTATGCCTGTTTATGACAAACCCATGATCTACTATCCCCTTGTAACTCTGATGCTGTCGGGTATCAGGGAAATCATGATCATTTCAACTCCGGCTGATCTCCCCCTTTTCAAGGCGCTCCTTGGAGATGGTTCTGCTCTTGGTCTTTCCTTCTCCTATGAGGTTCAACCCACACCTGCCGGACTTGCCCAAGCATTTTTGATTGGTGAAAAGTTTATCAGGAAAGAGCCTGTGGCTCTTGTTTTGGGAGACAATATTTTTTTCGGGCATGGATTGTCAGAGGTCCTGCAAAAGTCGGCATGTCTTGAAAGAGGAGCCCTGATTTTTGGATACATGGTGAAAGATCCTGAAAGATATGGTGTTTTGTCATTTGACCCGGAGGGAAGGGTTCTTGAGATTCTGGAAAAGCCCAAGGAGCCGCCTTCGCGCTATGCCGTGCCTGGACTCTACTTCTATGACGGAATGGTTTCAGAGTATGCCAGGTCGCTTCGTCCATCGGACAGGGGAGAGCTTGAGATTACGGATCTGAACAGGTTGTATCTCGCCAACGGAGATTTACGCGTCGAGCGATTGGGCAGAGGGACAGCTTGGCTTGATACAGGAACGCATGAAGCTCTTCTTGAGGCATCGAATTTTATTGCCGCGATTGAAAATCGGCAAGGATTGAAAGTGGCTTGCCCGGAAGAAGTTGCCTATAGGATGGGGTATATTTCACGGGAAGATATTTTGAGAACCGGTCGTTCAATGTCCAAAAATGGGTATGGCCAATATCTGATTTCTTTGGCAGAGGAGGATCTTTTTTCATGA
- the rfbC gene encoding dTDP-4-dehydrorhamnose 3,5-epimerase, which yields MRVIETNLPGVLRVIPDLFKDPRGFFMETYHAEKFKALGLPEIFLQDNHSRSGKGILRGLHFQKTRQQGKLVRVVAGSLFDVAVDIRQGSPTFGQWYGQVLTSENPEFIYIPEGFAHGFYSLEENTELVYKCTELYDPSDEGGILWSDPDIGIDWPGRTPTVSAKDALYPLLKELSAEHLPKI from the coding sequence ATGAGAGTGATTGAAACGAATCTTCCCGGGGTTCTCCGGGTGATCCCTGACCTGTTCAAGGATCCCAGGGGATTTTTCATGGAGACCTACCATGCTGAGAAGTTCAAGGCCTTGGGACTTCCAGAAATTTTTCTGCAAGACAACCATTCCCGATCAGGAAAAGGGATTCTGAGAGGTCTTCACTTTCAGAAGACTCGTCAGCAGGGAAAACTTGTCAGGGTAGTAGCCGGATCCCTGTTTGATGTGGCGGTGGACATACGACAGGGATCCCCGACTTTCGGGCAGTGGTATGGTCAGGTCTTGACCTCTGAGAATCCTGAGTTTATTTATATTCCAGAGGGATTTGCTCATGGATTTTATTCTCTTGAGGAGAATACTGAGCTTGTTTATAAGTGTACAGAACTGTATGACCCTTCTGATGAAGGGGGAATCCTTTGGAGCGATCCGGATATTGGTATCGACTGGCCAGGAAGGACTCCGACCGTCTCAGCAAAAGATGCCTTGTATCCTTTATTGAAGGAGCTTTCTGCAGAGCATCTTCCCAAAATATAA
- a CDS encoding SixA phosphatase family protein produces the protein MDLVLWRHAKAEELSVLADSSGEPMRDLDRPLTDKGWRDAKKVSGRIEKRLDSSFVIFSSPALRTIQTAQCLGRKIKVLDLLYQGSAKQIFSFLHWPELQSSTVIVGHQPSIGRLASLILTGEDFPLVVEPGAFFWFRWKTGYSGGQPALVWAMTPGCLKKNSRKNEKND, from the coding sequence ATGGATCTTGTTCTTTGGAGACATGCTAAAGCAGAGGAACTTTCTGTATTGGCAGATAGCTCTGGGGAGCCGATGCGGGATCTTGACCGTCCTTTGACGGATAAAGGCTGGAGGGATGCCAAAAAAGTTTCAGGGCGGATAGAGAAGCGACTGGATTCGTCTTTCGTAATCTTTTCAAGCCCTGCACTGAGAACCATCCAAACCGCTCAGTGCCTTGGCCGAAAGATAAAGGTTCTTGATCTTCTGTACCAGGGTTCCGCGAAACAGATTTTCTCTTTCCTTCATTGGCCGGAACTTCAGTCGTCGACAGTCATTGTTGGACATCAACCCTCGATTGGCCGTCTTGCTTCCTTGATCCTGACGGGAGAGGATTTTCCTCTGGTGGTGGAACCAGGGGCATTTTTCTGGTTTCGTTGGAAAACGGGGTATTCGGGTGGGCAACCGGCGCTAGTTTGGGCCATGACTCCGGGTTGTTTGAAAAAAAACTCCAGGAAAAATGAAAAGAATGATTGA
- a CDS encoding helix-turn-helix domain-containing protein: MGININHHASGIAQRIRFLRGALSQAILAHRLGISQTDISRYESGSRIPPITLLTAIAMEFHVSLDWLVLGERDQSSETVVSEPSLQSNEDRQLMILIRQLDRKDRTLIKELAMRLAELASHRIS; the protein is encoded by the coding sequence ATGGGTATAAATATCAACCATCACGCCTCTGGTATCGCACAAAGGATCCGTTTCTTGAGAGGAGCTCTTTCACAAGCGATATTGGCTCATCGTCTCGGGATTTCCCAAACGGATATTTCGCGCTACGAGTCCGGCAGCAGGATACCGCCCATAACGCTTTTAACTGCCATCGCAATGGAATTTCATGTCTCTCTGGACTGGCTTGTTTTGGGAGAAAGGGATCAATCTTCAGAAACGGTTGTCAGCGAACCTTCACTCCAGTCGAACGAAGACCGGCAGCTAATGATTCTTATTCGCCAACTTGACCGAAAGGACAGGACATTGATAAAGGAGCTTGCAATGCGGCTTGCCGAGCTCGCCAGCCACCGTATCAGCTGA
- a CDS encoding helix-turn-helix domain-containing protein, with product MDLLTVKQIKLALLLRDWTLADLAQMIGITPSYLSMVLNGKRKGQWVWEAASRELSGCLSQFRI from the coding sequence TTGGATCTATTAACGGTCAAGCAAATCAAACTTGCTCTTTTACTCCGGGATTGGACGTTGGCTGATCTTGCCCAAATGATCGGGATTACACCATCGTATCTTTCGATGGTTCTTAACGGAAAAAGAAAGGGGCAGTGGGTTTGGGAGGCCGCTTCGAGAGAGCTCTCAGGTTGCTTGTCGCAATTTCGGATCTGA
- a CDS encoding sensor domain-containing diguanylate cyclase: MSQDSMDGFDPLNKDFFESVFNWTGIGIGVVDLYGSYWKINDAWAQMLGYTNEELLSKSIRDISHPDDTEKSYSSLQAMIRGEIDSYRFEKRFVRKDQTEIYCDLIATPFKNSHGETVGVIGVMIDISDRKMLSQQLLSLKNLYAGSALVHQNLLQEKDLGSLLEEVCRIGVSYGGFVAAMVADLDRTTRQLHIKTTACPDPVIKKMLDVLELSSDPESPAGIGTVGESVRTGRPVFINDFIAHPNTGQWKERAKYANVRSVASFPLKKKGNVIGTLIVLSDKIGYFHSEVLSLLTSMAESISYCIDSLDHRENLLLSSTVFREAIEGVIIADYHGKVLMANRSFHEITGFLPEDILGKDIKVFHSDSHDRNLFRKIFKSVATTGKWEGEVWNRRQSGQIRLHRLSVVGISSKEGMLTHFIGFLSDITAQREEEDRMRRLAFHDPLTGLPNRMLFHDRLDQALRGAKRSDSAVAICYLDLDEFKPVNDRYGHQVGDELLKEVALRLERSIREADTVCRIGGDEFIILFPNILDENEIERLGEQLLQEVSKPFAWGDELLYVTASAGLALYPNDGAELTDLLTQADWAMYQAKKYGRNRLFWKVSPSAPNDSEF, encoded by the coding sequence ATGAGTCAAGATTCCATGGATGGGTTTGATCCATTGAACAAGGATTTCTTCGAATCTGTATTCAATTGGACGGGTATAGGTATCGGTGTTGTGGATCTTTACGGGTCTTACTGGAAGATCAATGATGCTTGGGCACAGATGCTGGGTTATACGAACGAAGAGCTTCTGAGTAAGAGTATCCGGGATATTTCACATCCGGATGACACCGAAAAGAGTTACTCCTCTCTTCAGGCAATGATAAGGGGGGAGATTGACTCCTACCGATTTGAAAAACGCTTTGTTCGGAAAGACCAGACGGAAATTTATTGTGATCTGATTGCCACGCCATTTAAAAATAGTCATGGCGAAACCGTTGGTGTCATTGGAGTCATGATCGATATTTCTGATCGGAAAATGTTGTCCCAACAGCTTCTGTCATTGAAGAATCTTTATGCCGGTTCCGCTCTGGTCCATCAAAACCTGCTTCAAGAAAAAGACTTGGGATCTCTTTTGGAGGAGGTCTGCAGGATTGGGGTCTCTTATGGAGGATTTGTTGCTGCGATGGTTGCCGATCTTGATCGGACCACCCGACAACTTCATATCAAGACAACTGCTTGTCCTGATCCTGTGATCAAGAAAATGCTGGATGTCCTTGAGCTTTCCTCCGACCCCGAGTCACCCGCCGGTATCGGTACGGTCGGTGAGTCTGTCCGAACGGGGAGGCCTGTCTTTATCAATGACTTTATAGCTCACCCGAACACGGGGCAATGGAAAGAGAGGGCCAAATATGCGAACGTGCGATCGGTGGCATCATTCCCTTTAAAGAAGAAAGGGAATGTCATTGGAACACTGATTGTCCTGTCGGACAAGATTGGCTATTTCCATTCTGAAGTCCTTTCTCTCCTGACATCGATGGCAGAAAGCATTTCTTACTGTATCGACAGTCTTGATCACCGGGAGAACCTGCTATTGTCCTCAACTGTCTTCAGGGAAGCGATTGAAGGGGTCATTATTGCCGACTATCATGGAAAAGTGCTGATGGCGAACAGAAGCTTCCATGAAATTACCGGATTTTTGCCGGAAGATATTCTTGGAAAAGATATCAAGGTGTTCCATTCTGATTCCCATGATCGTAATCTTTTCAGAAAAATCTTTAAGTCCGTTGCAACCACTGGAAAGTGGGAGGGAGAAGTATGGAACAGGCGACAAAGCGGTCAGATCAGGCTCCACCGACTTTCAGTTGTGGGAATAAGCTCTAAAGAAGGTATGTTAACTCATTTTATCGGATTCCTCTCCGATATCACCGCTCAACGGGAAGAGGAAGACCGGATGCGACGCTTGGCTTTTCATGATCCATTGACGGGACTTCCTAACAGGATGCTTTTTCATGATCGCCTTGATCAGGCATTGAGGGGAGCAAAACGATCTGATTCGGCAGTTGCTATCTGTTATCTGGATCTTGATGAGTTTAAGCCTGTGAATGATCGGTACGGACATCAGGTGGGAGATGAGCTTTTGAAAGAAGTGGCTCTCCGGCTTGAGCGGTCAATCCGTGAAGCGGATACAGTCTGCCGTATTGGGGGGGATGAGTTTATTATTTTGTTTCCCAATATTTTGGATGAAAATGAGATTGAGCGACTTGGAGAACAACTCCTTCAGGAAGTTTCCAAACCATTTGCATGGGGAGATGAACTCCTTTATGTTACGGCAAGTGCGGGATTGGCCTTATATCCGAATGATGGTGCGGAGTTAACGGACCTGCTCACCCAAGCGGATTGGGCGATGTATCAGGCTAAAAAATATGGTCGGAATCGCCTGTTCTGGAAGGTTAGTCCATCGGCACCAAATGACAGTGAGTTCTAA
- a CDS encoding CbtB domain-containing protein has product MKAIKTSSPCCTKRGWGIVGKNWEAHQLMGFLLKGIALKNEQAVWGNVTGAKADSSLWVKVLVAGLLGVWVPITLYLLLFAPLPMIHDAIHPVRHAFSFVMCH; this is encoded by the coding sequence GTGAAAGCCATTAAAACAAGTTCTCCATGTTGCACGAAACGCGGCTGGGGGATCGTTGGTAAAAACTGGGAAGCCCATCAATTGATGGGCTTCTTGTTGAAAGGGATTGCATTGAAGAATGAACAGGCAGTTTGGGGGAATGTTACCGGAGCAAAGGCAGACAGCAGTCTTTGGGTAAAAGTTCTTGTAGCAGGTTTACTTGGTGTATGGGTGCCAATAACCCTTTACTTGCTATTGTTTGCACCTCTTCCAATGATCCATGATGCTATTCACCCTGTCCGTCATGCGTTCAGCTTTGTAATGTGCCATTAA
- a CDS encoding glutaredoxin family protein: METQTEKLTVKAYLKPTCGWSGGVRAVFRKYNIEFEDINILADPMAYSEMVRKSGQRMSPTVEVNGKVLADVSGEEVEAYLLSNHLVKAVETSDNTPLDRGCESH; this comes from the coding sequence ATGGAAACCCAAACAGAAAAATTGACGGTAAAAGCTTATCTGAAACCAACATGTGGCTGGAGTGGTGGAGTCAGGGCAGTTTTTAGAAAATATAATATTGAATTTGAAGATATCAACATCCTTGCCGATCCCATGGCCTATTCGGAGATGGTCAGGAAGTCCGGACAACGCATGTCTCCCACAGTTGAAGTCAACGGTAAAGTACTTGCGGATGTCAGCGGTGAAGAGGTAGAGGCATATCTTCTCTCCAACCACCTCGTAAAAGCGGTTGAAACCAGCGACAATACTCCTCTTGATAGAGGGTGTGAAAGCCATTAA
- a CDS encoding NAD(P)H-binding protein, protein MHTALLTGGTGFIGQALMEQLKTDRFNGTIRLFSRKGPTSKLPDGVESYTGDVSSYSDLVSAMAGVDTIFHLTGILAETRTQTYEKVHVQGTRSMLKAAKMAGVKTIIAVSAIGASHSAQSRYHKTKAVMEDEILSSGLDVSIVRPSVVFGRRDKFINLFAGLARGLHILPLIGSGKNLVHPIWVGDLVTSLSKLNTDRTIKPTILEIGGPRIYTYRELMETIKSSLKVNALIMSQPPSMLAISAFFQEKLLPTPFLTREMIRMALSDNVAKENHLVTVLNVSPYPLEAYLEANARP, encoded by the coding sequence ATGCACACAGCATTACTGACAGGCGGAACCGGGTTTATTGGACAGGCACTCATGGAACAGCTCAAGACGGATCGTTTTAACGGGACAATACGTCTATTTTCCAGAAAAGGGCCAACCTCAAAACTTCCTGATGGCGTTGAGTCCTATACAGGAGATGTATCCTCATATTCGGATCTTGTCTCCGCCATGGCCGGAGTCGACACCATTTTTCACCTGACCGGAATCTTGGCCGAAACCCGCACACAGACTTATGAAAAAGTCCATGTTCAGGGAACCCGATCCATGCTGAAAGCAGCCAAGATGGCAGGCGTAAAAACAATTATTGCTGTATCCGCAATAGGTGCCTCTCATAGTGCGCAATCACGATATCATAAAACAAAAGCGGTTATGGAAGATGAAATCCTTTCTTCTGGACTGGATGTTTCAATTGTCCGACCAAGCGTTGTGTTTGGGAGACGCGACAAATTCATCAATTTGTTTGCGGGATTGGCTAGAGGCTTACATATTCTTCCCCTGATCGGATCCGGAAAAAATCTTGTCCACCCCATTTGGGTGGGGGATTTGGTCACCTCCCTTTCGAAACTGAACACAGATAGAACCATCAAGCCAACCATTCTCGAAATTGGTGGTCCAAGAATCTATACTTATAGGGAGTTGATGGAAACCATCAAGTCATCTTTAAAAGTAAATGCGTTGATTATGTCCCAGCCACCGTCCATGCTTGCGATATCGGCCTTTTTTCAGGAAAAACTGCTTCCAACCCCTTTTCTGACACGGGAGATGATCCGCATGGCGCTGTCGGACAATGTTGCCAAAGAAAATCATTTGGTAACAGTCCTGAACGTATCCCCTTATCCACTGGAAGCCTATCTTGAAGCAAACGCCAGGCCGTAA
- a CDS encoding cysteine desulfurase family protein yields MTDNRIQNTPSVTHLDGDSLTPLRPGVQEAISNSLSSLANPDARYASARYYAQCLESCREEVAKMIGADTSEIFFTSNASESNTWAIMCADLGTSLSFEGLVGGQTNHISAINAMSSRAKRDHIPFQELRPKIYESITSLSLNKLERTLSSFVWADPEVGVITPVERIGKEVKAGGGVFHVDFVTAQRTQRIKVKDFPIDMMTISSNAMGGPPGISALYVRKGIRIKPLIFGGSQEGGRRGGMIPVFLAEGWKKAIQHWNEHVDQERRRIETLTNDLLQWVKDTIPDVVIPASDEPRLPGILNMLVPGIDGQAAVSKLDLKGIQTGTGSSCSSQSLKVSHVLRALGVSSLLGQGSVVVSLSWNSTPSDMKLFQEAFPAVLEELMALSPKGLQRFRRA; encoded by the coding sequence TTGACTGATAACAGAATCCAGAATACTCCATCAGTAACCCACCTCGACGGAGATAGTCTGACTCCCCTTCGTCCTGGCGTCCAGGAAGCGATCTCAAACAGCCTTTCATCTCTTGCAAATCCTGACGCCCGGTATGCTTCAGCCCGGTATTATGCCCAATGCCTTGAATCGTGCCGCGAAGAAGTGGCGAAAATGATTGGAGCCGATACTTCCGAAATTTTCTTTACATCAAATGCATCAGAGTCCAACACTTGGGCAATCATGTGTGCCGACCTAGGAACCTCACTCTCCTTTGAAGGACTTGTGGGTGGGCAAACCAATCACATATCTGCCATTAATGCCATGTCATCAAGAGCTAAAAGAGATCACATTCCGTTTCAGGAACTGCGGCCCAAAATATATGAATCGATCACATCTCTCAGTTTGAATAAACTTGAACGGACACTATCCTCATTTGTCTGGGCTGATCCTGAGGTTGGTGTTATCACTCCGGTTGAAAGAATTGGAAAAGAGGTAAAGGCAGGGGGAGGAGTTTTCCACGTTGATTTTGTCACTGCTCAACGAACCCAACGGATCAAGGTCAAGGATTTTCCTATCGATATGATGACAATCTCATCGAATGCGATGGGTGGCCCTCCCGGTATTTCTGCCCTATATGTTCGAAAAGGAATTCGTATCAAGCCATTGATCTTTGGGGGGTCCCAGGAAGGTGGGCGCCGTGGAGGAATGATCCCTGTGTTTCTCGCCGAAGGTTGGAAAAAAGCCATTCAACACTGGAATGAACATGTTGATCAGGAAAGAAGAAGGATTGAGACTCTGACAAATGATCTCCTTCAATGGGTCAAGGATACAATTCCCGATGTTGTGATCCCTGCTTCTGATGAGCCTCGTCTTCCCGGAATACTGAACATGCTTGTTCCTGGAATCGACGGTCAGGCAGCAGTCTCAAAACTTGATCTCAAGGGCATTCAGACGGGCACTGGTTCATCTTGCTCTTCCCAATCCCTTAAAGTGTCTCATGTTCTGAGAGCATTGGGTGTTTCTTCACTTTTAGGACAAGGATCAGTCGTTGTATCTCTCTCGTGGAATTCAACTCCATCAGATATGAAATTGTTTCAGGAAGCTTTTCCTGCTGTACTTGAGGAACTCATGGCATTGTCACCGAAGGGCTTGCAACGTTTTCGGAGGGCTTAA
- a CDS encoding DUF3501 family protein: protein MIPDIHFDDDITSNGFIAVKENGQEIKASIWLMMLEAIKGTHHRYSLKKEDQFMKKVSATEILPNNIYSDQRAEARKRIISIKKDRSINLGPLLRIVFENHDTVLFQIQEMLLVEGISDPQKVQEEIDTYNELLPAKNELSAVLFIEITSEDKVRETLDRLRGIDRQPSIHLVFPSGKISAIFESDRSEDSKMSSVHYIRFPLGNTGASLLKNMKEDEKAFLLADHPAYSAMVQLPLPLLSSLRSDLD from the coding sequence TTGATCCCGGACATCCACTTCGATGATGATATTACAAGCAATGGGTTCATCGCTGTCAAGGAAAACGGACAGGAAATCAAAGCATCGATTTGGTTGATGATGCTGGAAGCTATCAAAGGAACCCATCATCGTTATTCTTTAAAGAAGGAAGATCAATTCATGAAGAAAGTATCCGCAACAGAGATTCTGCCAAACAATATTTATAGTGATCAACGTGCAGAAGCCAGAAAAAGAATTATTTCGATCAAAAAAGATCGATCCATCAATCTGGGGCCTTTATTGCGCATCGTTTTTGAAAACCATGATACGGTTCTTTTCCAGATTCAAGAAATGCTTCTGGTAGAAGGCATCAGTGACCCCCAAAAAGTACAAGAAGAGATCGATACATACAATGAGCTTTTACCCGCTAAAAATGAGCTTAGTGCAGTATTGTTCATTGAGATTACGAGCGAAGACAAGGTTCGGGAAACGCTTGACAGACTTCGGGGAATCGATCGCCAGCCATCGATTCATCTGGTTTTTCCTTCCGGAAAGATCAGTGCCATTTTCGAGTCAGATCGTTCCGAAGACTCAAAAATGAGTTCCGTCCACTACATTCGATTTCCTTTGGGAAATACAGGGGCATCTTTACTCAAAAACATGAAAGAGGATGAAAAGGCTTTTCTATTAGCAGACCACCCAGCCTATTCAGCGATGGTCCAACTCCCTCTTCCACTTCTTTCAAGCTTGAGGAGTGACCTTGACTGA